From Anaerohalosphaera lusitana, one genomic window encodes:
- the gatC gene encoding Asp-tRNA(Asn)/Glu-tRNA(Gln) amidotransferase subunit GatC, which yields MSKKIDQQQVKQVAKLARLDLDDSEVAKFSTELSSILEYIEKLGELDTDGVEPLAHCLPVNNVFREDKPRPSLSNEQALKNAPERVDKFFMVPKILDDNSNS from the coding sequence ATGTCGAAAAAAATTGACCAGCAGCAGGTAAAACAAGTTGCAAAGCTCGCCAGGCTGGATCTGGACGACAGCGAAGTTGCAAAGTTCAGCACTGAACTAAGTTCGATCCTCGAATATATCGAAAAGCTCGGTGAGCTCGATACGGATGGTGTCGAGCCGCTCGCTCACTGCCTGCCGGTGAACAATGTCTTTCGTGAGGATAAGCCGCGGCCGTCGCTGAGTAACGAGCAGGCACTGAAAAACGCTCCCGAGCGAGTTGACAAGTTCTTCATGGTCCCCAAGATACTCGACGACAATTCCAATTCTTAA
- a CDS encoding glycosyltransferase family 4 protein, whose amino-acid sequence MIKVAIILERADIALGGAERSIFELTRCLRANGVDVTLLAAKGKAQSGEVQILCTRKGKRITFKRFGKLLRRHFAENTYDIIHSTLPYDFADIYQPRGGSYPESIIQNAASYESAFKTRYKKLTHFTNLRRTQLVLAEKRLCRPQCSTIVAALSEYVKSQFVKHYHLSADRVRVIHNGVKLVTKLEPDAAKALQSQVRAKLGIAPGDKATLFLFAANNFRLKGLAQLIQALATVRKIDTEAEPYVVVAGSDSSQKYRAIAKDLNVANRIVFLGSLRSIQNALEITDLAVLPTFYDPCSRFILEALARGKPAITTKYNGAGEAFTDTVHGKRVDDPRNTEQLAQAMTYFCNEDNLRNAKHAIKEDGLAEKVSIDRHSREIIELYKDILKRKRS is encoded by the coding sequence ATGATCAAGGTTGCAATAATACTCGAGCGAGCCGATATCGCCCTGGGCGGTGCTGAAAGATCCATCTTTGAGCTGACCCGGTGCCTGCGCGCCAACGGTGTCGACGTAACCCTGCTCGCTGCAAAAGGCAAGGCCCAGAGCGGCGAGGTGCAGATTCTGTGTACGCGTAAGGGCAAACGCATCACGTTCAAACGCTTCGGCAAGCTGCTCCGCCGGCATTTCGCGGAAAACACCTACGACATAATCCACAGCACCCTGCCCTACGACTTCGCCGACATATACCAGCCCCGAGGCGGCAGCTATCCCGAGTCGATCATCCAGAACGCCGCGAGCTACGAAAGCGCTTTCAAAACCAGGTACAAGAAGCTGACGCATTTCACCAACCTGCGCAGAACTCAGCTCGTACTAGCCGAAAAACGTCTCTGTCGCCCCCAGTGCAGCACCATCGTTGCCGCCCTTTCCGAGTATGTCAAATCACAGTTCGTCAAACATTACCACTTGAGCGCAGACCGTGTTCGCGTAATACACAACGGCGTAAAACTCGTCACCAAACTCGAACCAGACGCCGCCAAGGCACTGCAGAGCCAGGTCCGGGCAAAGCTCGGAATCGCACCCGGAGACAAGGCGACCCTGTTTCTCTTCGCGGCCAACAATTTCCGGCTCAAAGGTCTGGCCCAGCTAATACAGGCACTGGCGACGGTACGCAAGATCGATACCGAAGCCGAGCCCTACGTCGTGGTCGCCGGTTCAGACAGTTCGCAAAAGTACCGCGCGATCGCCAAGGATCTGAACGTCGCAAACAGGATCGTATTCCTGGGCTCGCTCCGCAGCATACAGAACGCCCTCGAAATCACCGACCTCGCCGTACTTCCAACGTTCTACGATCCCTGTTCACGCTTCATACTGGAGGCCCTCGCAAGGGGCAAACCAGCCATCACAACCAAATATAATGGCGCCGGCGAAGCTTTCACAGACACCGTGCACGGCAAAAGAGTGGACGATCCGCGCAACACCGAACAACTGGCCCAGGCGATGACTTATTTCTGCAACGAAGACAATCTCCGAAACGCCAAACATGCGATAAAGGAAGACGGCCTTGCCGAAAAAGTAAGCATCGATCGACACAGCCGGGAAATTATTGAGCTCTACAAAGATATCCTGAAGAGGAAGCGAAGCTGA
- the waaF gene encoding lipopolysaccharide heptosyltransferase II, with product MSDKKQNILIWLPSPMGDAVLCTPALRALRRHFTNANITFLAAPTVRAVLSPSSFNDDWIDLAGGTLQLVRKLRNRRFDKAVLFKNSFGSAMTVYLAGIPERIGYTRDMRGLLLTKKITPARDTNGKFKPGSMVDYYLNLCDKLTCDITERSLELQVDNSAVPAMLTKLPAIVKSQGPLAILVPGGAFGPSKCWPTQRFAKLADILTEQHNATVIVSVAPNEAEQKIAAQICDKAETNIISLADISLSLGELKALIARSNVVVTNDTGPRHIAIALKRNVVSLFGPNNPEWTQTGYERETQIIGQAECVPCDEPVCKRPSHECMESITVDQVHSAVKEYLK from the coding sequence ATGAGCGACAAAAAACAAAACATTCTCATATGGCTCCCCTCACCCATGGGCGACGCGGTTTTATGCACCCCCGCCCTGCGTGCCTTGCGCAGGCATTTCACAAACGCCAACATAACTTTCCTTGCAGCACCAACAGTCCGTGCGGTCCTTTCACCCTCCAGCTTCAACGATGACTGGATCGACCTTGCAGGCGGAACTCTGCAGCTTGTCCGAAAACTGCGAAACCGCCGCTTCGACAAAGCAGTACTCTTCAAAAACTCGTTCGGCTCTGCCATGACAGTTTACCTGGCAGGCATACCCGAACGTATCGGCTACACCCGAGACATGCGAGGCCTACTGCTGACAAAAAAAATAACCCCCGCCCGCGACACCAACGGCAAATTCAAGCCCGGCTCCATGGTCGACTACTACCTGAACCTCTGCGACAAGCTCACCTGCGACATAACTGAGCGCTCACTCGAACTGCAAGTCGACAACTCCGCCGTTCCCGCAATGCTCACCAAACTGCCCGCCATCGTAAAGTCTCAAGGCCCTTTGGCAATCCTTGTCCCCGGCGGAGCGTTCGGCCCCAGCAAGTGCTGGCCTACCCAAAGATTCGCAAAACTCGCGGACATCCTCACAGAGCAGCACAACGCCACCGTCATCGTAAGCGTAGCACCAAACGAAGCCGAACAAAAGATCGCCGCTCAAATCTGCGACAAAGCCGAGACGAACATAATCAGCCTTGCGGATATCTCACTCTCACTCGGCGAGCTCAAAGCACTCATCGCCCGATCAAACGTCGTAGTCACCAACGACACCGGCCCCAGACACATCGCGATCGCGCTCAAACGAAACGTCGTCTCCCTCTTCGGCCCGAACAATCCCGAGTGGACACAGACCGGATACGAACGCGAAACCCAGATCATCGGCCAAGCTGAATGCGTCCCCTGCGACGAGCCCGTTTGCAAACGCCCGTCGCACGAATGCATGGAATCGATCACGGTCGACCAGGTCCACTCCGCCGTCAAGGAGTACCTCAAATGA
- a CDS encoding HAD-IIIA family hydrolase: protein MGQKAVFLDRDDTIVNDPGYMNHPDQVELLPGAGEALVQLRQMGYRIVIITNQSGVARGLVTEEVLQEIHHRLRELLAKENAYVDGIYYCPYHPEGVIDHYRKESDLRKPNPGMLQHAAKDLDIDLSRSWMVGDSFRDIAAGKSVGCKTILINSPAKRKIPGPDDVLPDREAVNIKEAANIIRMVDAHGQKSRPETKPQTAERSQNTQQQESTTKTQKTQQQTGTRSQPVTPLRTAKPKQTESAQQDTAPKTQKSEETKVQRPKEDESVTKMFEEIVSLLKKDGRSDLYDEFSILKVVAGIAQGLVLFCLLVSLWFLMDSTKSGQAVQTAVLYGMVFQLMAISFFMMSGRK from the coding sequence ATGGGCCAAAAGGCTGTTTTTCTTGATAGAGATGATACCATCGTAAATGATCCGGGATACATGAACCATCCCGATCAGGTGGAGTTATTGCCCGGCGCGGGCGAAGCACTCGTCCAGCTCCGGCAGATGGGCTATCGCATTGTCATAATCACCAACCAGTCCGGCGTCGCCCGGGGCCTGGTCACCGAAGAGGTCCTCCAGGAGATCCATCATCGTCTGCGTGAACTGCTCGCAAAAGAAAACGCCTATGTTGACGGTATCTACTACTGCCCCTATCACCCCGAAGGCGTGATCGATCATTACCGCAAAGAAAGTGACCTCCGAAAACCAAACCCCGGAATGCTCCAGCATGCAGCGAAGGACCTCGATATAGACCTCTCTCGCTCATGGATGGTCGGCGACTCGTTCCGCGACATCGCAGCAGGCAAGTCCGTCGGCTGCAAGACGATACTGATCAACTCACCGGCAAAACGCAAGATACCCGGACCCGATGACGTGCTGCCAGACCGCGAAGCTGTCAACATCAAGGAGGCCGCCAACATCATCCGCATGGTCGACGCTCATGGCCAGAAAAGCCGTCCCGAAACCAAACCCCAGACGGCAGAACGATCCCAAAACACCCAACAGCAGGAGAGTACGACAAAAACACAAAAGACTCAACAACAAACCGGAACGCGCAGCCAACCTGTAACCCCCCTGCGGACGGCAAAACCTAAACAGACCGAATCTGCCCAGCAGGACACAGCCCCCAAAACTCAAAAATCCGAGGAGACCAAAGTGCAGCGACCAAAGGAGGACGAGTCCGTAACCAAAATGTTCGAAGAGATCGTTTCCCTGCTCAAAAAAGACGGACGATCGGACCTCTACGACGAGTTTTCAATCCTCAAGGTCGTAGCCGGCATCGCCCAGGGCCTCGTTCTGTTCTGCCTCCTTGTAAGCCTGTGGTTCCTGATGGACTCAACCAAGTCCGGCCAGGCCGTGCAGACCGCCGTACTCTACGGCATGGTCTTCCAACTTATGGCGATCTCATTTTTCATGATGTCCGGACGAAAATAA
- the gatA gene encoding Asp-tRNA(Asn)/Glu-tRNA(Gln) amidotransferase subunit GatA, producing MANEILNLTCKQLRDQIADGTVKSTKAVEAVFAQIEKAEPKIKAFLRTHKEEAMQKAADIDEKIANGDKVGSLAGVPIAVKDNICTSFSKTTCASKILEDFEAPYDAHVIEQLNAADAIIIGKCNLDEFAMGSSTENSGLQQTVNPWDADRVPGGSSGGSAAAVAGRMAFGSLGSDTGGSIRQPASFCGVVGLKPTYGRVSRYGLVAYGSSLDQIGPFTRNVEDAALMMNVIAGHDGRDSTSVTEKDAPVPDYTADIDKPIEGLKIGIVPRFNEGASDEVGKAVKASLDTYKSLGAEIVEIDMPYFDYAVATYYVIATAEASSNLARFDGVHYGHRTADPHDYVEVYSKSRDEAFGDEVKRRIMLGTYALSSGYYDAYYLKASKVRNLIRQDYTKAFEKVDCIMMPVSPTTAFKFGEKTDDPMQMYLADIYTIAANLAGVPGISVPCGFDSQNLPVGLQIFTPAFSEERLLRIARMYEKENDHNIVMPPLAK from the coding sequence ATGGCAAACGAGATACTAAACCTGACCTGTAAACAGCTTCGCGATCAGATCGCAGACGGGACGGTAAAGAGCACAAAGGCTGTCGAAGCGGTTTTCGCGCAGATCGAAAAAGCCGAGCCCAAGATCAAGGCCTTCCTTCGCACACACAAGGAAGAGGCTATGCAGAAGGCGGCTGACATTGACGAGAAAATCGCAAACGGCGATAAAGTGGGCTCGCTTGCCGGCGTGCCGATCGCAGTCAAGGACAACATCTGCACAAGCTTCAGTAAAACCACGTGTGCCTCGAAGATACTTGAAGATTTCGAAGCGCCTTACGATGCCCACGTGATCGAACAGCTCAACGCGGCTGACGCGATAATAATCGGCAAGTGTAACCTGGACGAATTCGCTATGGGTTCCAGTACCGAGAATTCCGGTCTGCAGCAGACGGTGAATCCGTGGGATGCAGATCGCGTGCCGGGCGGTTCCAGCGGCGGTTCAGCAGCAGCGGTGGCAGGACGAATGGCGTTTGGATCCCTCGGTTCCGATACCGGCGGTTCGATCCGTCAGCCAGCAAGTTTCTGCGGGGTCGTCGGGCTAAAGCCCACTTACGGGCGGGTGTCGCGATATGGTCTTGTCGCGTACGGATCGAGCCTGGACCAGATCGGCCCGTTTACACGCAATGTAGAAGACGCAGCGCTGATGATGAACGTTATCGCGGGGCATGACGGGCGTGACAGTACTTCCGTCACGGAAAAAGACGCTCCTGTGCCGGACTATACAGCGGATATTGACAAACCGATCGAGGGTCTGAAGATAGGCATTGTGCCGCGATTCAACGAGGGCGCGAGCGACGAGGTCGGCAAGGCTGTCAAAGCTTCTCTCGATACCTATAAATCTCTCGGCGCGGAAATAGTCGAGATCGACATGCCTTACTTCGATTATGCGGTAGCGACATATTACGTCATAGCGACCGCGGAGGCATCATCGAATCTGGCACGTTTTGACGGCGTCCATTACGGGCACCGTACCGCGGATCCGCATGATTATGTCGAGGTCTATTCGAAATCACGTGACGAAGCGTTCGGCGACGAGGTAAAACGCAGAATCATGCTGGGCACATACGCACTGTCGTCCGGCTATTATGATGCGTATTATCTCAAGGCTTCCAAGGTTCGCAACCTGATCCGTCAGGATTACACCAAGGCGTTCGAAAAAGTCGACTGCATCATGATGCCGGTGTCTCCGACGACCGCTTTCAAATTCGGCGAAAAGACGGACGACCCGATGCAGATGTATCTGGCGGACATCTACACTATCGCGGCCAATCTTGCGGGCGTGCCTGGTATTAGCGTGCCTTGCGGTTTCGATTCGCAGAATCTGCCGGTCGGGCTGCAGATATTCACGCCGGCCTTTTCAGAGGAGCGTCTGCTGCGTATTGCAAGGATGTATGAAAAAGAGAATGACCATAACATCGTCATGCCGCCGTTGGCGAAGTGA
- the gatB gene encoding Asp-tRNA(Asn)/Glu-tRNA(Gln) amidotransferase subunit GatB, producing MSDLEYKVIVGLEIHVQLATRTKMFCSCELGFGQEPNTSVCPVCLGMPGSLPVMNKQAFEYSVMAGLALNCNIPSFTKWDRKSYYYPDLPKNYQISQYDLPMSEHGYIEIPLEDGSTKKIRILRAHLEEDAGKNTHTLGNFTAVDLNRAGTPLLEIVTEPDLSSGAEVKALAVELQRIVRYLGVSEADMQKGHMRFEPNVNLHITRGGQLYKTPISEVKNLNSFRALEGSVTYEAARQLDEFLETGITMESGNKRTYGWDDENNRTVLQREKEEAHDYRYFPDPDLVPVVMTPEWLDDIRSRLCEMPLAMEKRFVTEYGLSEYDAGVITSEKATADLFDNAVKAGADPKRVCNILTQTGAKLAKDKECSVAELGVNSENLTALAKMIDDGDVGASAAAQVFELMVETGDTPGQVAEKHNLIQKSDASEIESLVDAVLADNAQAVEQVQAGGKKSKKARGFIMGQVMQRSKGQANPKVVNQILAKKLG from the coding sequence ATGAGTGATCTGGAATACAAGGTAATCGTAGGGCTCGAAATACACGTTCAGCTTGCGACCAGAACGAAAATGTTCTGCAGTTGTGAACTCGGTTTCGGGCAGGAGCCCAATACGTCCGTATGTCCGGTGTGTCTCGGCATGCCCGGTTCGCTGCCTGTTATGAACAAGCAGGCGTTTGAGTATTCAGTTATGGCGGGGCTGGCGCTTAACTGCAACATTCCGAGCTTTACCAAGTGGGACCGCAAAAGTTACTACTATCCGGATCTGCCCAAGAATTACCAGATCAGTCAGTATGACCTGCCTATGTCCGAGCACGGCTACATTGAGATACCACTTGAAGACGGCAGCACGAAGAAAATCCGAATTCTGCGGGCACATCTCGAAGAGGACGCGGGGAAGAATACGCACACGCTGGGCAACTTCACGGCAGTTGATCTGAACCGTGCGGGTACGCCTCTGCTGGAGATCGTGACCGAGCCGGACCTGAGCAGCGGGGCCGAGGTGAAAGCTCTGGCAGTCGAGCTGCAGCGGATCGTTCGGTATCTCGGGGTTTCCGAGGCGGATATGCAGAAGGGGCATATGCGTTTCGAACCAAATGTCAATCTGCACATAACGCGGGGCGGTCAGCTCTATAAGACACCTATCAGCGAGGTCAAGAACCTCAACAGCTTCCGCGCATTGGAAGGTAGTGTGACATACGAAGCGGCCCGTCAGCTCGACGAATTCCTCGAAACCGGTATAACGATGGAATCGGGCAATAAGAGGACGTACGGCTGGGATGATGAAAACAACCGCACCGTTCTGCAGCGTGAAAAAGAAGAGGCCCACGATTACCGCTACTTCCCGGATCCGGACCTTGTGCCGGTAGTAATGACGCCGGAGTGGCTCGACGATATACGTTCGCGGCTTTGCGAGATGCCGCTTGCGATGGAAAAACGTTTCGTGACCGAATACGGTCTGAGCGAATACGACGCGGGCGTGATCACTTCAGAAAAGGCTACGGCTGATCTGTTTGACAACGCAGTCAAGGCAGGCGCGGACCCGAAGCGTGTGTGCAATATACTCACGCAGACGGGTGCGAAGCTTGCAAAGGATAAAGAATGCTCGGTTGCTGAGCTCGGCGTGAATTCGGAGAATCTGACGGCGTTGGCAAAGATGATCGATGACGGCGATGTAGGCGCGTCCGCTGCGGCACAGGTATTCGAGCTCATGGTCGAAACCGGTGACACGCCGGGTCAGGTCGCCGAGAAGCACAACCTCATTCAGAAAAGTGATGCGTCCGAGATCGAGTCGCTGGTCGATGCGGTGCTGGCAGACAACGCGCAGGCGGTCGAGCAGGTTCAGGCAGGCGGTAAGAAGAGCAAAAAGGCACGCGGCTTCATCATGGGCCAGGTGATGCAGCGTTCAAAAGGGCAGGCAAACCCGAAAGTGGTGAACCAGATACTCGCGAAAAAGCTTGGGTAG
- a CDS encoding SGNH/GDSL hydrolase family protein yields MTADSLPDIFWLLAGGAGLYIGTALMAIAAATVMINSSLAGRLVGLLLFSIGGTSVIISATPLPTWTYAAAIIFALPWLTLVIVGTRRRQKFSCILLLLTASALTACDLPFYLMPDIQGTGYDRLVVVGDSLSAGMGHKNIKTWPSLIAERHGIHTENRAVAGATVGSALKRQTAGSDLQNSLVLLEIGGNDTFLDTPKDAFERDLEALIRHLQKPSNLLIMLELPIMPTDLEYGRIQRRLASELNVTLVPKRYLVNVLSTQGNTLDLAHLTQQGHEQMARMVWELVGDAVIQPAKQN; encoded by the coding sequence ATGACAGCCGATTCGCTTCCAGATATATTCTGGTTACTCGCTGGGGGAGCGGGGCTGTACATCGGCACCGCCTTAATGGCGATAGCTGCCGCAACTGTCATGATCAATAGCTCCCTGGCCGGACGACTCGTAGGGTTGTTGCTGTTTTCAATTGGTGGCACGTCGGTTATCATCTCGGCGACTCCCCTGCCGACATGGACGTACGCAGCAGCCATTATCTTTGCTCTACCTTGGCTCACCCTGGTCATCGTTGGAACCAGACGTCGGCAGAAGTTTTCTTGCATCTTGTTGCTGCTCACCGCCTCAGCTTTAACTGCCTGCGATCTCCCTTTCTATCTCATGCCCGACATACAAGGCACTGGCTACGACCGGCTCGTAGTTGTCGGTGATTCATTGAGCGCGGGTATGGGACACAAGAATATAAAGACCTGGCCGAGCCTTATAGCCGAACGGCACGGCATCCATACCGAGAATCGCGCGGTTGCAGGGGCAACAGTAGGTTCAGCACTTAAAAGACAAACAGCCGGCAGCGACTTGCAAAACTCTCTTGTACTGCTTGAGATCGGAGGCAACGACACTTTTCTAGATACGCCGAAAGATGCTTTTGAACGCGATCTTGAGGCACTGATCAGACATTTGCAAAAACCCTCAAATCTTCTGATTATGCTCGAACTGCCGATAATGCCAACTGACCTGGAATATGGACGTATCCAGCGTAGACTAGCAAGCGAGTTGAATGTAACTCTGGTGCCGAAGCGTTACCTTGTGAATGTGCTGTCAACCCAAGGCAATACGCTCGACCTCGCTCATTTGACCCAGCAAGGCCATGAACAGATGGCCCGGATGGTTTGGGAACTGGTCGGCGATGCGGTAATACAACCAGCAAAACAAAACTAA
- the plsY gene encoding glycerol-3-phosphate 1-O-acyltransferase PlsY codes for MNPSYITFIVASYLIGSIPFGVLIAKAHGKDLRKIGSGNIGATNVSRALGKNWAYICFALDVLKGLAPTLAFSFVIERPPSLVQLWVWLAVGAAAVIGHIFPIYLRFKGGKGVSTSLGMILGLYPYYTMTGLLVFVIWTAAVLAWNYVSLASIIAACCFPLILLVAMLAHSQWDITQLWPLIVAAVVMSALVILRHRTNIKRLFAGTENKIMQKKTE; via the coding sequence ATGAATCCGTCGTATATAACATTCATTGTCGCGTCATATCTGATTGGATCGATACCGTTCGGCGTGCTCATCGCAAAGGCCCACGGCAAGGACCTTCGCAAGATCGGCTCGGGCAACATCGGAGCAACGAACGTCTCCCGGGCGCTTGGCAAAAACTGGGCGTATATCTGTTTCGCACTGGACGTGCTCAAGGGACTCGCACCCACACTTGCGTTCTCATTCGTCATCGAACGGCCGCCCTCTCTCGTACAGCTCTGGGTCTGGCTCGCAGTCGGTGCCGCAGCCGTGATCGGTCATATCTTCCCAATCTACCTTCGGTTCAAGGGCGGCAAGGGTGTATCGACAAGTCTGGGCATGATCCTCGGCCTCTATCCCTATTATACAATGACGGGTCTCTTGGTATTCGTGATCTGGACGGCGGCGGTACTCGCGTGGAATTACGTCTCCCTCGCGTCCATCATCGCGGCCTGCTGTTTCCCGCTCATTCTTCTGGTCGCAATGCTCGCCCATTCTCAATGGGACATCACACAGCTCTGGCCACTGATCGTCGCAGCCGTCGTCATGTCCGCCCTCGTCATACTCCGTCACAGAACCAACATAAAAAGGCTGTTCGCAGGCACCGAGAACAAGATTATGCAAAAGAAGACAGAATGA
- a CDS encoding lipopolysaccharide kinase InaA family protein, with protein MSPQSGLFTQTSPGVFIAGEFLDIFTEAGLTDLDSIFAFEQGKNLVKANLAKHRQRIRFDLAGRTFFMKRYTGTPIKQQVKNWTSHHVRASTAEYDIRPCGQLAKVGVATPKIAAYGFEWGLFSEKRSFVITEQIPQGESLERELPPFCTATHNKTNTRKKREFIARLADFVRRFHATGYRHRDLYLAHIFLGERERLYLIDLHRTFKPWLLGERFRVKDIAQLHYSTPGRHFTATDRMRFYKHYAGIERLTPKDKRFIRRVSTKAARIARHDVKHGREVPYQN; from the coding sequence ATGAGCCCCCAGTCCGGACTATTCACACAAACATCGCCGGGCGTTTTCATCGCGGGCGAATTCCTCGACATCTTCACCGAAGCGGGCCTGACCGACCTCGACTCGATTTTCGCATTCGAGCAGGGCAAAAACCTGGTAAAAGCCAACCTCGCCAAACATCGCCAACGCATACGCTTCGACCTCGCCGGGCGTACCTTTTTCATGAAACGATACACCGGAACACCAATAAAACAGCAGGTCAAAAACTGGACCTCACACCATGTCCGTGCCTCCACAGCAGAATACGACATCCGCCCCTGCGGTCAGCTCGCAAAAGTCGGCGTCGCCACCCCCAAGATCGCAGCCTACGGTTTCGAATGGGGCCTGTTTAGCGAAAAGCGAAGCTTCGTCATCACCGAACAGATACCGCAAGGCGAATCGCTGGAACGCGAACTGCCCCCCTTCTGCACGGCAACTCACAACAAAACGAACACCCGAAAGAAACGCGAATTTATCGCCCGTCTCGCGGATTTCGTCAGACGCTTCCATGCCACTGGCTACCGTCACCGCGACCTCTACCTCGCACACATATTCCTCGGCGAACGCGAAAGGCTTTACCTGATCGACCTGCACCGCACATTCAAACCCTGGCTCCTCGGCGAACGCTTTCGCGTCAAGGACATCGCCCAACTGCACTACTCAACACCCGGCCGCCATTTCACGGCAACCGACCGTATGCGTTTCTACAAACATTACGCCGGCATCGAACGCCTCACCCCAAAAGACAAACGTTTCATCCGCCGCGTCTCGACCAAAGCAGCACGCATCGCAAGACACGACGTCAAACACGGCCGCGAAGTGCCCTACCAGAATTAA
- the rfaE2 gene encoding D-glycero-beta-D-manno-heptose 1-phosphate adenylyltransferase, which produces MYKKLIKAVTNLGTPRVLLVGDFILDSYIYGDALRISPEAPVPVLKVVDREHSCGGAASVAADLAVLGAKTTCLGVVGKDSNGKLLKDLLEKQGADPAGLIEATDRPTINKLRMVGLAQHRHRQQLLRVDEENTEPLTRADSQRLLEVFESRLAEADVVCLQDYRKGVLSEQFCRKAIELARKAGKRVLVDPPMDKNYDKFKGASAMTPNRYEASAAVGFDINTIDDAARAAQMLTSKLDLEAVVITLDKEGAYLRSPVHTGHIPTVPRTVYDVTGAGDMVLAMLAASLAGGCDYETAVHLSNIAGGIEVEKFGVATVSIDEIVNEIIANNKHKTGKIHTVESLQKELSFHRHQGESIVFTNGCFDVIHRGHIEYLGFCKQQGDILVVGLNSDRSVRELKGPERPINNQHDRAAVLAGLASVDYITIFDEPDPLALIKQVGPDILVKGEDWAEKGVVGREFVESNGGKVVLAPLVDGKSSTSTINKMKELDGNDRD; this is translated from the coding sequence ATGTATAAAAAACTTATAAAAGCCGTAACCAATCTCGGCACGCCCAGGGTCTTGCTCGTCGGTGACTTCATACTCGACAGCTACATCTACGGCGATGCTCTTCGCATAAGCCCCGAAGCACCCGTCCCGGTCTTGAAGGTAGTCGATCGTGAGCATTCCTGCGGCGGAGCTGCTTCCGTCGCGGCCGACCTGGCGGTACTCGGTGCGAAAACAACATGTCTGGGCGTAGTCGGCAAGGACAGCAATGGTAAGCTGCTCAAGGACCTGCTGGAAAAACAGGGCGCCGACCCTGCAGGCCTGATCGAGGCTACTGACCGCCCTACCATAAACAAGCTTCGGATGGTCGGTCTTGCACAGCACAGGCACAGACAGCAGCTTTTGCGCGTGGATGAGGAAAACACCGAGCCTCTGACCCGGGCCGATTCCCAACGCCTTCTGGAGGTGTTCGAAAGCCGACTAGCAGAGGCGGACGTTGTTTGCCTGCAGGATTACAGGAAGGGAGTTTTAAGCGAGCAATTCTGCCGCAAGGCGATAGAACTGGCACGCAAGGCCGGCAAACGCGTACTGGTCGATCCGCCGATGGACAAAAATTACGATAAGTTCAAAGGCGCCTCCGCCATGACGCCGAACAGATACGAAGCGTCCGCGGCTGTCGGGTTTGACATAAATACCATCGACGACGCCGCACGAGCTGCCCAGATGCTGACCAGCAAGCTGGATCTTGAAGCGGTCGTTATCACGCTCGACAAAGAAGGCGCGTATCTGCGATCACCAGTTCACACGGGACACATCCCAACGGTGCCAAGAACTGTCTACGACGTAACAGGCGCGGGAGATATGGTGCTCGCCATGCTGGCTGCAAGCCTGGCGGGTGGATGCGATTACGAAACAGCGGTCCATCTGTCGAACATCGCAGGCGGCATCGAGGTAGAAAAGTTCGGCGTGGCAACCGTTTCGATCGATGAGATCGTCAACGAGATCATAGCCAACAACAAGCACAAGACAGGCAAGATACACACTGTAGAGAGCCTGCAAAAAGAGCTCAGTTTCCATCGACACCAGGGCGAATCAATTGTATTCACAAACGGCTGCTTCGATGTCATACATCGCGGCCACATCGAGTATCTCGGCTTCTGCAAGCAGCAGGGAGATATCCTCGTTGTCGGTCTCAACAGCGACAGGTCCGTACGAGAACTCAAAGGACCTGAACGGCCGATCAACAATCAGCACGACCGGGCGGCCGTGCTGGCGGGACTTGCAAGCGTTGATTACATCACCATTTTTGATGAGCCTGACCCGCTGGCGCTGATAAAACAGGTCGGCCCCGACATTCTGGTCAAAGGCGAGGACTGGGCAGAAAAAGGCGTTGTCGGACGGGAATTCGTGGAGAGCAATGGCGGCAAGGTTGTCCTGGCCCCGCTGGTGGACGGAAAGAGCAGTACATCCACGATCAACAAAATGAAAGAACTTGACGGCAACGACCGCGACTAG